The Stigmatella erecta DNA window GACTTCGCCAAGGAGTGAGTCCATGCGCGGGCCCACCGTCATGCTGCTCGCCATGGCGGTGGGTGCGTGCGGCCTGCCGGTGGAGCCGGGCCTCGCGGCGCACCGGCAGGCCGTCACCGGCGGGGTGGCCGAGCCCGGCTTCCCCGCGGTGGGTGCGATCGTCCCGGTTTCGCCGCTCTGCGGCGAGCCGGACGAGGCGCAGCCGGTCACCTGCACCGGCACGCTGATCGCCCCCCGGGCCGTGCTGACCGCGGCGCACTGCATCGAGAACGCCGATTACCCGCGGTCGCTCTCGGTGGTGTTCGCCACCGAGGCTTCGCAAGCCCGTCTCCCCGAGCGCGTGCGGACCCTCGATGGCCGGATACACCCCGCATGGCTGCCGGGAGAGAACGACCTTGGCGTCCTGATTCTGGCGGAGGATGCCCCGGTGGCCCCGGTGCCGCTGGCCGGGGAGGCCTTTCCGGAAGACGGGGTGGGCCAGACCGTCCAGGTGGTGGGATTCGGCCTCGATGACCAAGGCCGCACCGGCCACCGGCGAAGCGGCACCGCCCAGGTGAGCTCGGCCACGGAGCGAACCTTCTCCATCACGGCCGCCCCCGGCATGTCCTGCAGCGGCGACAGCGGCGGTCCCGTGTTCCTGGAGACCGGTGGGGCCCAGCACCTGGTGGGCGTCACCTCCTACGGCAATCTCGCCTGCACGGCGGGCACCAACATGCGCATCGATGTGCAGGAGGCGTTCCTCCAGAGGGCCCTGGAGGCAGCAGCTTACACACCTCCGGCCCGGCAGCCCCTCGGCCCCGAGGTGGACGCGTGCACGGTGCGCTGCCAGGAACACGCTGACTGTCCCCTGGGGATGGCCTGTGTCCCGTGGGCCTCCGGCGAGAAGAGCTGCGCGGTGGCGGGCCTGGAGGCAGGCCGCTTCGGTCCGGCCTGTACGCACTCGGATGACACCCGCCTGTGTGTGAAGGCGGGAGCAGGGTGCCGCGTGTGGCAGCCGTGTGTGGACACCGCGGGAGGCGGTTGCTCGGCGTCGGGAGGCCCAGGCCCCCTGGCCGGGCTCCTCCTCGCCCTGCTCGCGCTGGCCGCCAGGCGGCCCTTTCGTTAAGGTCCCTCCTCCAGCCGCTGGAGGAAGTTCCCATGAGAAGCGTCCTCACCTCGCCTGGATACCTTCTCGCAGGACTGCTCCTCACCAGCGGGTGCCAACCCGCCCCCCAGGAGGACACCGTGCTCCTCCAGCCAGGGGAGGTGCTCCCCACGGAGACGTTCTTCCTCGGCTCGCGCGGGGATGCCAGCCAGGACGGCGTTAGCCCCGTCTTCACCCGGACGGCCCTGGGCCCAGGCCTCCGCTATCAGCTCACCCTTCGGGAGGAAGGCCCCGGGGAAGCCAGGGCGGCCTTGCAGTTGAGCGTGAACGGCGGAAAGGACTGGTTCCATCCCGAGCCCGTCCCCGGCACCGCCGCGGCCCTGGAGACGTCCTACACCGTCATGGGCCAGGGCCATCCCCTGGCCGCGCGCCTCGTCCGCGCCTCGCGCTCGAACAACGAGGGAACGCTCACGCTGACCCTCGCGTTGCTGTCCCCCTCGCCCCGCTGCGAGTCGGCCAGCGAGTGCGAGGACGGCAACCTCTGCACGGTGGACACGTGCAACCCGGACGGCACCTGTGGCCACGAGCAGGTGCTCTGTGTGGCGGGCACCGCCTGCACGCCGGGCCTGGCTCCGGCCACGCCGCCTCCCGGCGAGGAGGCGCCCCGCTCCCCTGACGGCGGCACCTGCGTGGATGCGCACCATCCCTCGCTGGTGGTCAACGGCCCGCTCGACATGACGCTGGAGTGTGGCGTGGATGCCTGGGTGGATCCCGGTGCCTCGGCGACGGACGCGTGTGGCGCCGTCCCGGTGCGGACCTACAACTCGGGCCAGGATGCCTACGGCCCCGGCCCCAACCCCTGCGCCGAGGGGACCTACCCGGTGCAGTACATCGCCTGGAATGCGCTCGGCTACACCGTGAAGGCCATCCGCTCGGTGCGCGTGGACGACCGGACGCCGCCCACGCTGAAGCTCAAGGGGCCCGCCTTCATGACGCACCCCTGCGGCAGCCCGTGGGCGGACCCGGGCGTCGAGGCCTTCGACGCCTGCTATGGCTACATCGCGCCCGAGGTGAAGTGGCAGGGCGAGGTGAATGGCTGGCTCGAAGGCACCTACACCAAGGTCTACACCTTGACGGACAGTGGCGGAAACGCCGCCCTGCCCGTCCGCCGCACCGTCCAGGTCGTCAACTGCCCCTGGAAGTAGCCCGCGTCATTTCTCCCGCAGGATGAGCAGACCGCGCGAGGTGTCCACCGTGTAGATGTACCCATCTCCCGGGACGCGGATGCCGATGGAGCCGTCGAAGTAGCCCCCCCGGTTCACATCGTTCTCCCGGAAGGTGTTGAAGTACGCCACCTGCGTGGGCTGGGTGGGGTTGGACACGTCCAGCACCCTCACGCCTTCCTGATACCAGGAGAGGTAGAGGCGCTTGCCCACCAGCACCATGTTGTGAATGGAGACGATGGGCCGGAGCTGGAACGTGCCGATCTTCACCATCTGGGAGGGCTCCGTGACATCGAGCGTGCGCAGGTGCTCGAACGGCCCCTCTCCGCCCATGAACGCGAGGGTCCGGCCCCCGAACACCCCCACCGCGTTCGCATGGCTGTAGTGGTTGGGGAAGTTGTAGGTGCCCAGCGTCTGGATGTTCTGGGGATCGCTCACGTCGGCGATGACGAAGCCGTCCGTCGAGTAATTGACGTAGAGCCGGTGGCCCACGGCGAACATGTCGTGCGGGGTGCCGTTGGTAAAAGGGTTGTACCGGTTGAGCTCGACCGGCTCCAGGGCATGGGAGACGTCGTAGAGGATGACGCCCTTGACGTCGGTGGCATAGAGGCGGTTGCCCTCGACGAAGACGGTGTGCACCCGGTCGTTTCCCAGCGAGAGGCTGCGCACGAACTGGGGGTCCGCAGGCTGCCGGATGTCGAAGAGGAGCACGCCCCGGGCGTCACTGGCCACGTAGAGCGCGTTGTCCTTCGCCCACACCCCGTTCCAGATGCCATCTCCCGGAAACTGGACGGTCTTCACCAGCACGGGGGCCGCCTTGTCGCTCACGTCAAAGACGCTCAGCCCTCCCGGCATGCCGAAGCCGGTGATGGACACCACATAAGCGTGGTTGTGGGTGACGTACACATCCACCGGCATGGCCATGTCCACGAAGCGCTCGGAGACCTTCTCCAGGCCGGAGGCCTCTTGCTCTCCCCTCGCCCACGTCATCCGCGACGAGGTGAAGGTGGCCCGGCTGCTCAACCGCCCGTTGAGGCAGGACACGTAGCACCCGTTGAACTCAGGAGCCTGCGGCGCCGCGCAGGTGACGAGCGACGTGCGGCGCGTGCCGCCATCGGGATAGCTCTGGTCCGTGTAGAAGAGACGGGAGTTTCCCTGCCGCAGCTCCGTGGCGGGCCTGTTGTTGAAGAGCGGCGTTCCCCCATCCGCGCTCAGGATCAACGAGGAGGAGAAGTCGTAGCTGCCGGCCCCGGAGCTTGACTCCTGGCGCATGGCCAGCACGTACAGGCCCTCCTGGCCCGCCTGGGCCAGGGACGCGTCATCGCACGCCGAGAGATCGAAGCTCGACAACTCCCCGCAGGGGGCCGCGCCGGACACGATGCCGCAGGAGGCATACCGGCCCGTGTCCACCCGGTTGCCCAGCTCTTCGAGCGGCACATAGGTGCCATCCCACTCACCAGCCCCCCCACCCGCGTCTGCCCCCGCGTCACCGTCCGAGGGGACGGAAGCATCTGGAGAATCCGGGGTCCGGGCGTCCTCCGAGCACCCCGTGAGCGCAATTCCCAGCGCCAACAAGCCTCCACCGATGTGCTTCCAGGCCATGGCAATCCCTCCTTTGAACACTCAAGGAGAACGTGTTCCCGGCCCTTTCTTCCCCCTGGCCTCCCCAGGGTACTCGCTTTTCGACGCGGGAAAATGAGCTGCCACCAAGCGGAATTCACGGCATAATCCATTTAACCAGCATTTGCTGGCTTGCGCTGTCCCTGCGCATCTCCCCCTCTTCCCTCCGGAGTCCCATGAAACTCAAGAACATCGCCGCGGCGGCTGGCCTCTCCCTGCTTGCGACCGGCCTGATTGCCGAGGCCGCGGTCCTCTTCCACAACTCCGGAACCCTCTCGGGATGGAACTCCATCAACAGGGAGCACAAGGGCAGCGTGAACGAGGTGACGAACATCACCTACGAGGGGCCCACCGCCATCAAGGTCACCCAGGTGTATGATCCGTCGTACACCGGCCGCTATCACTCGGAGGTCGTGAAGAACAACGTGTACCGCCGCGGCGACACGGGCTTCTACGGCTTCGCGTTCCGGCTGCAGGAGGACTGGCAGTTCCAGCCGCAGTCTTTCAACATCGCCCAGTTCATCGCGGACTTCTCCAACACCGGCTGCGACGACTACATGCCGTCCAGCATGATCTGGCTGCAGGGCAACCAGCTCTTCACGCGCGTGAAGCAGGGCACGGTGTGCAGCCAGAAGACGGTGACGTTCGGCAACCTCGCCACCGTCTCCGCCGGGCAATGGCACAAGGTCGTCATGCACGTGAAGTGGGCGAGCGACGGCACCGGCTTCTACAAGCTCTGGTTCAACGGCCAGAAGGTCCTCGAGCAGTACAACCTGAACACCACCGTCGCGGACGACCGGTACTTCCAGTTCCGCGTGGGGCTCTACGCGAACGGCTGGCATGACACCGGGTACATGCAGGGCAGCCAGGGAACGCGCAGCATCTGGTTCGACGAGATTGGCGCGGGCACCACCTTCGCCGACGCCGATCCCTCTCAGTGGTAAATCCCCTCCCTGGCACCGGGTCTTTCCCCGGTGCCGGGGCTGGGCTCACGGGCTCACGGTCACGTTCTGGATGAGCGCGGTGGCGTCGTGGACGTTGAGCCCGAAGAGCCCGCTCGCATACGCGGTATCCGTGGCGTCGATGACGGGCACGGTGCCGTGGTCCAGATACACCTGGAAGCGCGTGCCGCTGGCCACCACCTTGAGGTGGTACGTCCGGCCCGCCACGATGGGCGCCGCGTACGTGGCGATGTCCCGGCCCGGGCGCCAGAGCTTGACCAGGCCCGCCGTGTCCACGTTGACCGTGTAGTGCTGGGTCGCGTCCGCGTTGGCGCGGAACGTCAGCGCCGCAGCGCCTCCGTAGGCCAGGCCCCCGTTGACCACGCGCACCTCCCCCTCATAGGTGAAGTTGCTGCCCGTCTGGGCACTGAGCAGAAAGCCATCTCCCGCCACCGCGCCCTGCTTGCCGCCCAGCGGCTCGGTCCAGATGCCCGCGGTGGCGCGCCACGGCCCCGCCAGGTTGGTGCGAAAGCCGGGGGCGTTCACCAGGAGGTTCTGCACGACGCCCGTGCCGTCGTAGACATTGATTCCGAAGCGGCCGCTGGCATGGGCCGTGTCGGTGGCGTCGATGAGGGGGGTGGTGCCGTTGTCCAGGTACACCCGGAAGCGCGCTCCCTGCGCCACCACCTTGAGGTGGTAGGTGCGTCCCACCACGAGGGGGACCGCGGCCAGGGCGATGTCCCGGCCGGGCCGCCACAGCTTGACGCCCAGTCCCGGGTGCACATTGACCGTGTAGTGCTGGGCCGCATCCGCGCTGGCCCGGAAGGTCAGCGCCGCCGCCACGCCGCTGACGACGCGCACGTCGCCCTCGTAGGTGAAGTCCGTGCCGCTCTGGCCGCTGAGGTAGAAGCCATTGGTGGCGCTCCCGGCCGCTCCCTGCTTCCCGCCCGTCACGTCCTGCCAGGTGCCGGCCACGGCCTTCCAGCCGCCGGCGAGGTTGGTCTCGAGCGTGGACTCGCCCGCGCCCCAGCTGGAGCCGAGCCGGTAGAGCTGCAAGGAGACCAGCTTGACGCTGCCGCCCTCCGCATAGAGGCGAAGCCCCTGACTGGCCGGGGCGGAGTTGAAGGAGACGGTGTCCGTCACCGACAGCTTGCCCTCGTTGCCGAACACCTCGAGCTGGCCGCGGTCGACGAGCAGCCGCATCTTCACCCGGCCGTTGACCGGCGCCAGCGGGGCCCCGTACAGCGTCTGCGCGGCCCGGTCATAGGTCACCAGGCGGTCGGCGGACCCATCCGCGCGGGCGTGCAGCTTGAAGCCAAAGCGCGACGCGGTGGCGCCGGTGAGCTCAAACTCGGCGAGCAGCTCGTAGGTGTCGGCCGAGGTCCCCGCGAGCGGATCCGTGGCCGGGTCGCTGGTCAGCACCCGGTTGCTCCAGACCGCGCTCTGGGTCCGCAGCGATTCGAGCTCCGCGATGGGATAGCGGGTCAGCCGGATTCCCTCGGGGAAGGTCTTCAGCTTCAGCTCGGCGGGAAAGGAGGCACTGCCCGTCCAGGTGCTGCCCGTGTTGCCCGGCATCCAGGCCATCTGGATGGTGCGCCCATCCGGCAGGTTGCTGAAGACGAGCCCCGCGTAGAAGGAGCCATCGAAGGTGTTGCGGCCCATGTCCATCCGCTGAGGCGTGGTCCAGGCCGGGGTGAACACCGTGCCGTTGAACGCGCCGATGACGTACTCCCCGCTGGCATCCGTCATGACCCACTGGGTGTTGGCCGTGTTGCCATCCACCGCGAGCGGGAAGAAGTCCGGGCACTCGAAGAGCCAGCTGGCCGTGTACCGGCTGCGCCACGTCCAGTGCAGCAGGTCCGCCGAGGTGTACAGGTCCACCCCGTTGCCGCCCGCGTCGGACCACACCCCCATCACCCAGCGCGACGTCGGCGCATGCCAGAACACCTTGGGGTCCCGGCTGGTGCCCGCGGGGGTGACGACCTTGCGCCCGCCGTCGTAGGTCTGGAACGTCCGGCCCGCGTCGTTGCTGTAGTGCACGACGACGCCGTTGGTCCCGGCGAACACGACGATGGGCGGCTCGGTCCCGGTGCGCAGCCCCGAGGTATTGCCGGTATCCACGACCCCCGCCCCGGACCAAAGGTCCCCGGGGTGCACCCCGGGCTCGAGCGCCACGGGCTTCTGGGTCCAATGCACCAGGTCCGGGCTGGTGGCATGGCCCCAGTGCATGGTGTCCCAGGCCAGCCCATGGGGGTTGTGCTGGAAGAACAGGTGGTAGGTCCCGTTGTAATACAGCGGGGCGTTGACGTCGTTCATCCACCCCCCCCGGGCGCTGAAGTGAAACTGGCCCCGGTACGGCTCCGTGTAGGCCGTCGCGGGGTAGGGGAACTCGGGGTAGTCCACCACGGCGCCCGCATGGGCCGGCGCGGCAGGCCCCACGGCGGCGAGGGCCAGGGCCCCCGCGGACACAGCAGCTTTGATTTTCAAGGAGAGGCCCTCGGAACAACAGCAGGAAATCAAGCAATACCAGCTTAATCTCCGAGGGCTTGGCAAGCGTCCTCCGCGCCGGGGAGGCGGGCATCAACGCCGGGCGCGGCCACCGAGGCCCGGGCGCCGCCTCAGGCGACCGGGAACTCCAGCGTCGCCACGGCGCCCTTGCCCACCCCCTCGCTCTCCAGCGTGAGGCGCCCGCCCAGCATCTGTGCCGCCAGCGCGCTGGAGTGCAGGCCGAAGCCGTGGCCGTCCCGGCGCGTGGTGAAGCCGTGCGTGAAGAGCTTCTCCTGGATCTCCGGCGTGATGCCCATGCCGTCGTCCACGACCTGGATGCGCACCCGCTTGTCCTCGACCCGCAGCCGCACACACATGTGGCGCTTGCCCTCGGGCACCGCGTCCAGCGCGTTCTTCGCGTTGCTGATGAGGTTGATGAGGATCTGCAGCACCTTGTGCTTGTCCACCCGGAGCAGGGGGACCGGCGCCACCTCCCGCCGGAGCGCCACGCCATGGCGCATGAGCGCCGCGGCCTGAATGCGCAGGGCATCGTCGATGAGCTGGGCCAGGTCGCACTCCTCCGTCATCAGCGACGTCTTGGCGTAGGTCTGCTGCACCTGGACAATGGCCCGGATGTGCTCGATGTGCCGGCTCATCGCGTCGATGTCCTCCACCAGGCGCGTCTGCTCGCCGATGAGCTCCTCGGCCAGCGCCGCCAGGTAGCCGGGGAGGTTTCCGCCCCGCGCGCCGGGGGCCAGGAACTCCGCCAGCCCCTCGCGGTGCTTCAAGATCAAGGCGGTGGCCTGCTTGAGCCGGCCGACGCGGGAGGACCCCACCGCGTGCTGCATCATCTCGAGGTTGATGACGGCACTGGTGAGCACGTTGCCCACGTTGTGCAGCACATTGGAGGCCACCTCGGCCATCCCCACCTCGCGCGCGGTGTCCACCAGCCGGGCCTGGGCCTGCTTGAGCTCGTGCGTGCGCTCTTCCACGCGCAGCTCCAGCGCATCGTTCGCTTCGCGCAGCTCCGCCCGGGCCCGCTCCACGTCGGCGTAGAGCCGTGCATTCTCGATGGAGATGGCGGCCTGGGAGACGATGTGCCGCAGCAGCGTCAGGCGCGAGGGGCTGAAGGCGTTGGTGGCCAGGTTGTTCTCCAGGTACAGAACCCCGGAGAACCGCTCCTGGCGCATCAACGGCAGGCACAGCACCGAGCGCGCCTTGCTGCGCGCCAGGTAGGCATCGGACGCGAACGGGTGAGGCTTCGAGGCATCGCCAATGAGCACCGGCTCCTGGGTGCGCCGGACATAGGAGAGCACCGTCCACGGCAATGCCTGCGTGGGGTCCTCCTCCGGCGGTACGGCGCTGCCCCCCAGGGAAACGCGGGAGGTGGCCGCCACGGAGAGGGTGTCCCCGTCAGGCAACAGCAGGGCGCCGCGCTGGGCGCCCGCGTTCTCGACGGCCGCCTGCAGCAGCGTGGTCACCAGCCGCTCCAGGACAATCTCGCTGGAGATGGCCTGCTGGGTCTTCACCACGGTGATGGCATCGATCTGGGCCGACTCCGTGCTGCTGCTGCTGGTGCTGCTGTCGGCCGGTACCGCCTCTCCGATGAGCGGCCACTGGGCATCCAGCTGCTGCACCTTGCCCGTGGCGCCCCACTGCCGGTACGCCACCCGGGCCTCGCGCGCGAAGGCCAGGGAGACGGTCGGCGCCTTGCGCGTCCGCCAGAAGTTCGCCGCCAGCTCGTTGGCCAATCCCACCCAGTGGGGGGAGGCGCTCTCCCTCGCCGCGAGGATGGCCTCCTCGTAGGCACACGCCGCCTCCTCCCCCTTGCCATCGATCCGGGCCAGCTCGCCGGCCAGGATCCGCTCCACCGCACGGAAGTTCTCGGCGCAGGGCCCGGCCCATTCCGCCAGCTGCCGCTGGTGGCCCTGGATGGCCTCGCGGAGCTCCCGCCGCCGCTCCGGCGGGGCCTCCTCGAACCCCGCCGCCAGGCTCAAGCCGCTGAAGAGGTGATACTCCCGGAGGGCGATGGAGCCCACCATGCCCCCCAGCCACCGCGAGGCCTGCGCCGCTGCCTCCCGCGCATCCTCCATGGCGCCACACGTGAAGCGCGACTGCAGCTTGATGAACCAGTAGCAGCACTTCAGGGTCGCCGTGCGCGCCGGCGTGAGCTGGGCCTCGAAGGCCTGTTCATCGAACCCGTCGCCGCTCAGGCTGCCGAAGGAGGAGGAGCGCCCGCGCATCTGCTGGATGTAGCGCTGGTAGATGCGCAGCATGTCCTGGGCATCCTGGGGCGCGACCCGGGCCATGAACTCATTGCGCGAGGCCGCCTCCAGGGAGACATCCTCCAGGTGGTGCCCCTGGGCGAAGCGGAGCGTCAGGTTCGAGATGAAGAAGAAGCTGGCGGAATGAAAGTCTCCCACCTGCAGCGCGTGGTTCATGCCGCGCAGGGCCATTGGCTGTACTTCCGCATAGGGCTGGGTCCAGTAGCTGAGCGTCTGCAGGCTCATGAGCACCTGGGCGCGGCAGGCGGCCAGGCCATGCCGCTCGACGAGCCCATGGGCCAGCCGCCCCAGGGCCGTGCCCTCGGTGTAGCGCTTGAACATGAAGCCGGTCAGCAGCCCGAACCAGCCGAGCCCCATCAGAGACATTTCCGTGAAGCCGTGGCGCAAGGTCAACGCGGCCATCCGGCTCATGACGACGCCCAGCAACTGGGGATTGCCGTAGTACGCCGGCTCGAAGAGCGCGGAGAGCGCGGTGAGCACCAGCTTCATGTCCGGGCTGCTCGCGGGCGGCAAATCCATGAAGCTCTCGATGGGGCGCTCGCCCACCAGCCGCCAGACCTCGTCATGGGCCGCCACCAGCTCCTCCGGAGACGGGGCCGGGGAGAGGGGCATGCCCAGCTTCTCCAGGCACTCCAGCATGCACGCCAAGGACTCCTGGAGATCGCCCACGTGCAGGCAGCAGGAGCTCTTCAGGCAGGAGGCCTGGGTCGCGTCCGCCGTGTTCCGGGCTTGGGCCCGCAGCACTTCCGCCAGCGGGCGCGCCCCGGCGGCGTTGCCGCGCTGAAGCTCGCACTTCGTCTGGGCGGCGCGCACCCTGAAGGCCAGCTCGTAATCCGTCTGCCAGGGGTCGCCCGGCAGGAGCGCGAACGCCGCCGAGAAGTAGGTGATGGCGGGACCGGGCGCCACCGCGGCCGCGGCCTTCCGTCCCGCCTCCGCGTTCAGCCGCGCGGCGCGGTGGCGCTCCTCGGGGCCGTCGAGCAGCTCCGCCCCGGCGTTGAGCTGGCTCACGACATCGAAGAGCTGCTCCGTCACCTCCTCGGGCGTCAGGCTGCTGAGCAACAACCGGCCAATGCGCAGGTGGGCGGACTTGCGCTCCTCCTCGGACATGAGGGCATGCGCGGCTTGCTGAATGCGGTCATGGAGAAAGCGGTATTGCTCCGGGCCCGAGCGGGCCAGCAGCCCCTCCTGGAGCGCGGGCTCGAGCCCCTGCTCCATGCTGCCCACCTCCTCCAGGCCCGTCAGGGCCCTCAGCATCTGGAGCGAGAAGACGTTGCCCACGCACGCGGCCAGCCGCAGCAGGTGCTGCGTCCCCCCGGGGAGCTGGCGCAGCCTGTCCACCATGAAGCCGACGACGTTGTCCGCGTAGCCCTTGGCCTGGGTGCCGGCCGCATCCCACCGCCACCCGCCGCCGGGCTCGCGCACCAGTAGGCCATCCTGGTTCAACGTCACCATCCACTGAAGGAGGAAGAAGGGGTTGCCCCCCGTCTTCTCGTGCACCATGGCCGCGAGCGGCACGGACAGTGCCTCGCCCGCCCCCGGGAGCGCATCGGCGGCCAGCTGCTCGACTTGCTTCAGGCTCAAGGGCGCCAGCTCGAGCCGGGTGATGCGGGCGCCGGCCTTGCGCACCTCCTCCAGCACCGGGGCCAGCGGGTGGGCAGGGCTCACCTCATTGTCGCGGTAGGCACCGATCCACTGCACGGGGGGAACCTCCGGCTGGGACAGCAGCTGCTGAATGAGCTGGAGGCTCGCCAGGTCCGCCCACTGCAGGTCATCGAGGAACATCACGAGCGGGCGCTCGGCGGTGGCGAGCACCTGCAGGGACCGGAGGACCACCCGGTGGAAGCGGTATTGCGCCTCGGCGGGAGGCAGCTCCTGGACCGGCGGCTGCTTGCCCACGAGCACCTCCAGCTGCGGCACGAGGTCCACGAGCACCTGGCCCTGGCCCTCCCAGGCCTGCGT harbors:
- a CDS encoding S1 family peptidase → MRGPTVMLLAMAVGACGLPVEPGLAAHRQAVTGGVAEPGFPAVGAIVPVSPLCGEPDEAQPVTCTGTLIAPRAVLTAAHCIENADYPRSLSVVFATEASQARLPERVRTLDGRIHPAWLPGENDLGVLILAEDAPVAPVPLAGEAFPEDGVGQTVQVVGFGLDDQGRTGHRRSGTAQVSSATERTFSITAAPGMSCSGDSGGPVFLETGGAQHLVGVTSYGNLACTAGTNMRIDVQEAFLQRALEAAAYTPPARQPLGPEVDACTVRCQEHADCPLGMACVPWASGEKSCAVAGLEAGRFGPACTHSDDTRLCVKAGAGCRVWQPCVDTAGGGCSASGGPGPLAGLLLALLALAARRPFR
- a CDS encoding trifunctional serine/threonine-protein kinase/ATP-binding protein/sensor histidine kinase codes for the protein MLDIPGYKVLGTIRATGSNVLFHAVREADGLPVILKTPMVPTPGPGERERYRREFGILQRLRDVRGVAKPFACERIRERPVLLLEKIHGETLSESMGQPLEVSQCLSVAISLASTLAEIHCRQVIHKDIKPSNIILEPSGSTRLIDFGAATLQKVEHLDAAAPHLIEGTLAYMSPEQTGRMNRVVDYRTDFYSLGVTLYELLTGQRPFQGRDALEWFHAHMAQDPRPPHALNPLVPPALSAIVAKLLAKVAEERYQSAEGLKADLEQCREALRQESPEGFTPGTHDAPRQFQLPQRLYGREAQVATLVQGFERVIATGKPELFLVSGYSGIGKSSVVNELHRPVVQRRGFFLRGKFDQFQRDIPYQTLGQTIRGLLQQLLAGTDEELAAWRTQLTQAWEGQGQVLVDLVPQLEVLVGKQPPVQELPPAEAQYRFHRVVLRSLQVLATAERPLVMFLDDLQWADLASLQLIQQLLSQPEVPPVQWIGAYRDNEVSPAHPLAPVLEEVRKAGARITRLELAPLSLKQVEQLAADALPGAGEALSVPLAAMVHEKTGGNPFFLLQWMVTLNQDGLLVREPGGGWRWDAAGTQAKGYADNVVGFMVDRLRQLPGGTQHLLRLAACVGNVFSLQMLRALTGLEEVGSMEQGLEPALQEGLLARSGPEQYRFLHDRIQQAAHALMSEEERKSAHLRIGRLLLSSLTPEEVTEQLFDVVSQLNAGAELLDGPEERHRAARLNAEAGRKAAAAVAPGPAITYFSAAFALLPGDPWQTDYELAFRVRAAQTKCELQRGNAAGARPLAEVLRAQARNTADATQASCLKSSCCLHVGDLQESLACMLECLEKLGMPLSPAPSPEELVAAHDEVWRLVGERPIESFMDLPPASSPDMKLVLTALSALFEPAYYGNPQLLGVVMSRMAALTLRHGFTEMSLMGLGWFGLLTGFMFKRYTEGTALGRLAHGLVERHGLAACRAQVLMSLQTLSYWTQPYAEVQPMALRGMNHALQVGDFHSASFFFISNLTLRFAQGHHLEDVSLEAASRNEFMARVAPQDAQDMLRIYQRYIQQMRGRSSSFGSLSGDGFDEQAFEAQLTPARTATLKCCYWFIKLQSRFTCGAMEDAREAAAQASRWLGGMVGSIALREYHLFSGLSLAAGFEEAPPERRRELREAIQGHQRQLAEWAGPCAENFRAVERILAGELARIDGKGEEAACAYEEAILAARESASPHWVGLANELAANFWRTRKAPTVSLAFAREARVAYRQWGATGKVQQLDAQWPLIGEAVPADSSTSSSSTESAQIDAITVVKTQQAISSEIVLERLVTTLLQAAVENAGAQRGALLLPDGDTLSVAATSRVSLGGSAVPPEEDPTQALPWTVLSYVRRTQEPVLIGDASKPHPFASDAYLARSKARSVLCLPLMRQERFSGVLYLENNLATNAFSPSRLTLLRHIVSQAAISIENARLYADVERARAELREANDALELRVEERTHELKQAQARLVDTAREVGMAEVASNVLHNVGNVLTSAVINLEMMQHAVGSSRVGRLKQATALILKHREGLAEFLAPGARGGNLPGYLAALAEELIGEQTRLVEDIDAMSRHIEHIRAIVQVQQTYAKTSLMTEECDLAQLIDDALRIQAAALMRHGVALRREVAPVPLLRVDKHKVLQILINLISNAKNALDAVPEGKRHMCVRLRVEDKRVRIQVVDDGMGITPEIQEKLFTHGFTTRRDGHGFGLHSSALAAQMLGGRLTLESEGVGKGAVATLEFPVA
- a CDS encoding immunoglobulin-like domain-containing protein; the encoded protein is MRSVLTSPGYLLAGLLLTSGCQPAPQEDTVLLQPGEVLPTETFFLGSRGDASQDGVSPVFTRTALGPGLRYQLTLREEGPGEARAALQLSVNGGKDWFHPEPVPGTAAALETSYTVMGQGHPLAARLVRASRSNNEGTLTLTLALLSPSPRCESASECEDGNLCTVDTCNPDGTCGHEQVLCVAGTACTPGLAPATPPPGEEAPRSPDGGTCVDAHHPSLVVNGPLDMTLECGVDAWVDPGASATDACGAVPVRTYNSGQDAYGPGPNPCAEGTYPVQYIAWNALGYTVKAIRSVRVDDRTPPTLKLKGPAFMTHPCGSPWADPGVEAFDACYGYIAPEVKWQGEVNGWLEGTYTKVYTLTDSGGNAALPVRRTVQVVNCPWK
- a CDS encoding polysaccharide lyase → MKLKNIAAAAGLSLLATGLIAEAAVLFHNSGTLSGWNSINREHKGSVNEVTNITYEGPTAIKVTQVYDPSYTGRYHSEVVKNNVYRRGDTGFYGFAFRLQEDWQFQPQSFNIAQFIADFSNTGCDDYMPSSMIWLQGNQLFTRVKQGTVCSQKTVTFGNLATVSAGQWHKVVMHVKWASDGTGFYKLWFNGQKVLEQYNLNTTVADDRYFQFRVGLYANGWHDTGYMQGSQGTRSIWFDEIGAGTTFADADPSQW
- a CDS encoding LVIVD repeat-containing protein; translation: MAWKHIGGGLLALGIALTGCSEDARTPDSPDASVPSDGDAGADAGGGAGEWDGTYVPLEELGNRVDTGRYASCGIVSGAAPCGELSSFDLSACDDASLAQAGQEGLYVLAMRQESSSGAGSYDFSSSLILSADGGTPLFNNRPATELRQGNSRLFYTDQSYPDGGTRRTSLVTCAAPQAPEFNGCYVSCLNGRLSSRATFTSSRMTWARGEQEASGLEKVSERFVDMAMPVDVYVTHNHAYVVSITGFGMPGGLSVFDVSDKAAPVLVKTVQFPGDGIWNGVWAKDNALYVASDARGVLLFDIRQPADPQFVRSLSLGNDRVHTVFVEGNRLYATDVKGVILYDVSHALEPVELNRYNPFTNGTPHDMFAVGHRLYVNYSTDGFVIADVSDPQNIQTLGTYNFPNHYSHANAVGVFGGRTLAFMGGEGPFEHLRTLDVTEPSQMVKIGTFQLRPIVSIHNMVLVGKRLYLSWYQEGVRVLDVSNPTQPTQVAYFNTFRENDVNRGGYFDGSIGIRVPGDGYIYTVDTSRGLLILREK
- a CDS encoding glycoside hydrolase family 32 protein — translated: MKIKAAVSAGALALAAVGPAAPAHAGAVVDYPEFPYPATAYTEPYRGQFHFSARGGWMNDVNAPLYYNGTYHLFFQHNPHGLAWDTMHWGHATSPDLVHWTQKPVALEPGVHPGDLWSGAGVVDTGNTSGLRTGTEPPIVVFAGTNGVVVHYSNDAGRTFQTYDGGRKVVTPAGTSRDPKVFWHAPTSRWVMGVWSDAGGNGVDLYTSADLLHWTWRSRYTASWLFECPDFFPLAVDGNTANTQWVMTDASGEYVIGAFNGTVFTPAWTTPQRMDMGRNTFDGSFYAGLVFSNLPDGRTIQMAWMPGNTGSTWTGSASFPAELKLKTFPEGIRLTRYPIAELESLRTQSAVWSNRVLTSDPATDPLAGTSADTYELLAEFELTGATASRFGFKLHARADGSADRLVTYDRAAQTLYGAPLAPVNGRVKMRLLVDRGQLEVFGNEGKLSVTDTVSFNSAPASQGLRLYAEGGSVKLVSLQLYRLGSSWGAGESTLETNLAGGWKAVAGTWQDVTGGKQGAAGSATNGFYLSGQSGTDFTYEGDVRVVSGVAAALTFRASADAAQHYTVNVHPGLGVKLWRPGRDIALAAVPLVVGRTYHLKVVAQGARFRVYLDNGTTPLIDATDTAHASGRFGINVYDGTGVVQNLLVNAPGFRTNLAGPWRATAGIWTEPLGGKQGAVAGDGFLLSAQTGSNFTYEGEVRVVNGGLAYGGAAALTFRANADATQHYTVNVDTAGLVKLWRPGRDIATYAAPIVAGRTYHLKVVASGTRFQVYLDHGTVPVIDATDTAYASGLFGLNVHDATALIQNVTVSP